The Sphingobacterium bambusae genome includes a window with the following:
- a CDS encoding Rne/Rng family ribonuclease, with product MVKELIIDSTPDKGVTIALLQDKQLVELNKEKADNSFAVGDIYLGRIKKIMPGLNAAFVDVGYEKDAFLHYLDLGPQVQSLLKLTRIVKNGSYQEKLLNSLKLEKDIDKAGKISDILSRNVLLPVQIAKEPISTKGPRLSSDLSIAGRFVVLVPFSSTVSISKRIKGNAERTRLKKIVESIKPANFGVIIRTVSENKGVEELQKDLLDLISKWELFSKRLKTAEPTHKVLGEMDRASTILRDILTDEFAHIHVNDSALYDEVKSYVQEISPDLEKIVKQYKHKEPIFDHFGVERQIKASFGKTVNLQGGAYLVIEHTEALHVVDVNSGNRIASKENQEENALLVNKEAAKEIARQLRLRDMGGIVVIDFIDMHKPTNRKELYSYLKECMVNDRAKHTILPPSKFGLVQITRQRVRPEMSVVTSEKCPACGGTGEIRSSMILLDDIENNLSFILQEQNEKGVTLSVHPYIGAYITSGLFSRRIKWFFKYGKWIKIKTVSSYYLTQFRFFNSKEEEIKL from the coding sequence TTGGTAAAGGAACTAATTATCGATTCTACTCCCGATAAAGGAGTGACTATTGCTTTACTACAGGACAAACAGCTTGTTGAGCTGAACAAAGAAAAGGCTGATAATAGTTTCGCCGTGGGCGACATTTACCTTGGGCGGATCAAAAAGATTATGCCCGGTTTAAATGCCGCATTCGTAGATGTAGGCTACGAAAAAGATGCGTTCTTACATTATTTGGATTTAGGGCCACAGGTTCAGTCTTTACTCAAGCTGACGCGTATTGTAAAGAATGGCAGCTATCAAGAGAAGCTGCTCAATAGTCTGAAACTTGAAAAGGACATCGATAAAGCCGGGAAGATTTCGGATATTTTAAGCCGAAACGTGCTTTTACCAGTACAGATTGCCAAAGAACCTATCTCGACGAAGGGACCCAGATTGAGTTCTGACCTCTCCATCGCAGGTAGATTCGTTGTATTGGTGCCATTTTCAAGTACAGTTTCCATCTCCAAGAGGATTAAAGGGAATGCCGAACGTACGCGACTGAAGAAAATTGTAGAAAGTATTAAACCTGCAAACTTCGGCGTGATCATACGGACGGTTTCTGAAAACAAAGGTGTCGAAGAACTACAGAAAGACCTTTTGGACTTAATCTCTAAATGGGAGCTTTTTAGCAAACGCCTTAAAACTGCTGAACCAACGCACAAGGTGCTCGGAGAAATGGATCGTGCATCCACTATTCTGCGGGACATCTTGACGGATGAGTTTGCGCATATTCATGTGAATGATTCGGCCTTGTACGATGAAGTAAAATCATATGTACAGGAGATTTCACCTGATTTGGAAAAGATAGTTAAGCAGTATAAGCATAAGGAACCTATCTTTGACCATTTTGGTGTGGAGCGCCAAATTAAGGCTTCTTTTGGCAAAACGGTAAATCTACAGGGCGGTGCTTATCTAGTGATCGAGCACACCGAAGCACTTCACGTGGTGGATGTGAACAGTGGAAACCGGATAGCTAGTAAAGAAAATCAAGAAGAAAATGCTCTGCTGGTCAATAAAGAGGCCGCAAAGGAAATCGCAAGGCAATTGCGGTTGCGTGATATGGGCGGTATCGTTGTGATCGATTTTATCGACATGCATAAGCCGACCAATCGTAAAGAGCTGTACAGTTATCTGAAGGAATGCATGGTTAATGACCGTGCAAAACACACCATCCTTCCGCCAAGTAAATTTGGCTTGGTGCAGATAACGAGACAGCGCGTCAGACCTGAAATGAGCGTGGTGACAAGTGAGAAATGTCCCGCATGTGGAGGTACTGGCGAAATCCGCTCGAGCATGATATTGCTTGATGACATCGAGAATAATTTGAGTTTTATCTTGCAAGAACAAAACGAAAAAGGAGTGACACTTTCCGTGCATCCTTATATAGGCGCCTACATTACGTCGGGTTTGTTCTCAAGGCGAATCAAATGGTTTTTCAAATACGGCAA